TGTCCTAATTACTCATGAAATGCACGTTATCCGTAAAATCTGCCATCGGGTTGCAGTCATGGAAGGCGGCCGAATTGTTGAAATCGGGCCTGTATTGGATGTATTTAGGAATCCCAAAGCTGTGATTACAAAGCGGTTTGTACAGCAGGTGACAGAGCCTGAAGAAACTAAGGAAACGATTGATCATCTGGTCGATTTGTATCCAAAAGGAAAAGTAGTGCAATTAGGGTTTGTCGGCGAATCAGCTGAACAGCCGTTGATTACAAACCTGATCCGTAATTTCCAGGTAACCGTAAATATCCTTCAAGGAAAGATTTCCCAGACACAGAATGGTTCTTACGGTACTTTATTCATCCATGTTGATGGAGAAGCAGAGGAAGTTGCAAAAGCCATTGAATTTATTCATTCTCAGCAGGTTGGCGTGGAGGTGATTTCCAATGCTTAACGAATGGTTTCCAAATGTGAAATGGGATTCCATGTGGGAAGCTACAATGGAAACCCTATATATGACAGCTATTTCTGTTCTCGCAACTTTTATTTTAGGTGCAATTCTGGGATTGCTGCTCTTCCTGACTTCCAAGGGTAACATCTGGGAAAACGCAGCAATTAATAAAGTTATTTCTGCTTTCGTCAATATATTCCGCTCAATTCCGTTTATTATTCTGATCGTGTTATTGATTCCATTTACCAAGTTTCTTCTAGGAACAATGATCGGGGAAGATGCAGCACTGCCTGCATTAATTATTGGTGCCGCCCCTTTTTATGCCCGTATGGTGGAAATAGGCTTGAGGGAAATAGATAAAGGTGTAATTGAAGCGGCCAAGTCTATGGGGGCAAAAACAAGCACGATTATCTGGAAGGTTCTGCTTCCGGAATCAATGCCCGCCCTTGTTTCAGGAATTACCGTTACAGCCATCGCGCTTGTTGGCTACACGGCCATGGCCGGTGTCATCGGTGCTGGCGGACTTGGAAACCTTGCTTACCTGGAAGGATTCCAGAGGAGCCGCAGTGATGTGACGCTTATGGCGACTGTCATTATTCTAATCATCGTATTTATCATCCAGTTTATTGGAGATATCATAACAACTAAATTAGACAAACGTTAAGGAGAGATTCATATGAAAAAATGGTTATCACTTGCTCTTGCACTTGCAGTAGCACTTGTTCTTGCAGCTTGCGGAACGTCAGAAGAAGACGGCAATGCCGGTGAAGGCGGAGAAAGTAAAGAAAGCACTAAAATTACAGTAGGGGCTTCCAACGTCCCACACGCTGAAATCCTTGAAGAGGCAAAGCCATTACTTGAAGAAAAAGGCTTTGAACTTGATGTTGTACCATTCCAGGATTATGTATTGCCAAACCAGGCTCTTGAGTCTAAGGAGCTGGATGCAAACTATTTCCAGCACATTCCTTACCTTGAGTCACAGAAAGCTGAACATGGATATGATTTTACAAATGCAGGCGGAATTCATATCGAGCCAATCGGAGTATATTCTCAAAAATATAAGAGCCTTGACGAACTTCCTGAGGGTGCATCTATCATCATGAGCAACTCAGTAGCAGACCATGGCCGTATACTTTCCATGCTTGAAGCAGAGGGACTTATTACTTTAAATGAAGATGTAGAAAAAACCGAAGCAACTCTGGAAGATATTAAAGACAATCCTAAAAAGTTAAAGTTTGATACTGAATATGAAGCTTCACTTCTTCCTCAAATCTACAATAATGAAGAAGGGGATGCAGTCCTGATCAACTCCAATTATGCAATTGATGCCGGATTGAATCCTCTTAAGGATTCAATTGCAATTGAAGACAAAGATTCCCCATACGTAAATGTAATTGCTGTCCGCTCAGGCGATGAAGAAAAAGAAGGAATTAAAGCTCTTGTAGAAGTGCTTCGTTCTAAAGAAATTCAGGATTTCATTCTTGAAAAATATGAAGGTGCCGTTGTACCGGTATCTGAGTAAGAGTTAAAAAAGCAGGCGTCTATGCGCCTGTTTTTTTTATAGTATAGGTATAATTTTTGAACGTCGATAACAGTCCAGTTCTAGCGCCTGCCTCCTCGAAGGTCGGGAGTGGGCAGGGCGCTTCCGCTTTAATTGCCATATCTCAGGCCCGCTTCCCGTATAGATTGAATAGTAATCAAACATACTAACCTTGAAACTATTTCGAAATGGAGTGAAGCCGAATGGAACATTATCATGAACCTTCAAACTCGATAGAAGCAGCCCTTCATGACTATAAAGTTGGATTGGGTGTTTTCACTGAAAAAATGCCTGATTTAGCACAGCATTATAATGCTTTTACAGAAGCCTGTTTTAAGGAAGGGGTTTTATCCCAAAAGGAGAAGCAGCTGATTGCCCTTGGAATCAGCTTATATTCTCAGGATGAATATTGCATTATTTATCATACGAAAGGATGCATCGATCAAGGTGCGTCAGAAGAAGAAATTCTAGAGGCAGTAGGAGTTACTGCAGCTTTTGGCGGCGGTGCCGCAATGAGCCAGGCGGTTACGCTTGTCCAGGAGGCTATGACAGAATTAAATCAGCAAAATCATTAATAAGCAGCTCCTGCTCAATAGCAGGAGTTTTATTTTTTATGGTAATTTCAGAAAATTATTGAAACAACCATTAATCCAGAGGATATGGCCAGTATTTTAAGAATGCGCATTATGAAAGCGCCTCATGGGTTCTCGTTCCTTATTTTGCTAAAAAAATCAGGTTTTTTCCGCTTTGTGCGGGGTATATGGTGAGTGTTAAGATTTTAGATGTAAAACTAAATGCGAAAGCATAAAAACCGAAAGGATTGATTCATTATCAGTCAGTTACAGCTGAACTACACGAGTGAAATGGAAAAAGCTATGCAAGCTGCCCATGGAGTTGGATATGAAGTGTACAGCCGGAAACATGATATTCGAATGGAAGTTGAAAAAAACGCGAAGAAGATTATCTTCAAAGCCAGCGCTTAGTTGCAGATCTTGAAAGAAAAATTCATTCCTAGGTTAATGGTATATATAATAATGAAGAAAATAGAAACCAGTGCCAATTATGCACTGGTTTTCTTTTTGCAATACATGAAATTACAGTCCCGGGAAAAAATAGATAGGACATGCCAGGTTCCCGGTTATTTTCACTTTGATGCCATTAAGTTAATATGATAAAATCTATATTTACAGGCTTTCTAAACATTTTTGTTTGAAAAGTTTGTTAATGGTCTTAAAGAGTTGCTATGACATTTGATTTGTTATAAGATTGTAATGAGAATAAAATGAGAATAGAGATTTGCGGCTGCAGGCCGATTTACAAATCTTCTTTTATTGACGGAGGTATATATTATGGCAGGATCAGTACTTACAATTAAAGACCTTCATGTTGCTATTGAGGGAAAAGAAATATTAAAAGGTGTAAACCTTGAAATCAAAGGCGGAGAAATTCACGCCATTATGGGGCCGAACGGTACAGGTAAATCAACTCTATCTTCTGCAATCATGGGCCATCCTAAATATGAAGTTACACAGGGAAGCATCACATTAGATGGTGAAGATGTTCTTGAAATGGAAGTTGACGAACGCGCACGAGCGGGCCTATTCCTTGCAATGCAATATCCAAGTGAAATCAGCGGTGTAACAAATGCCGATTTTTTACGTTCTGCAATTAACAGCCGCCTTGAGGAAGGCAATGAAATTTCTCTTATGAAATTCATCCGCAAAATGGACAGCAAGATGGAATTTCTTGAAATGGATCTTGATATGGCTCAGCGTTATTTAAATGAAGGCTTCTCAGGCGGTGAAAAGAAGCGCAATGAAATTCTTCAATTAATGATGATTGAGCCTAAAATTGCGATCCTTGACGAAATTGATTCCGGTTTGGATATCGATGCATTGAAGGTTGTTTCTAAAGGAATCAATGAAATGCGCGGCGAAGAGTTTGGCTGCTTAATCATCACACACTACCAGCGCCTTCTAAACTACATCACTCCTGACCATGTTCACGTGATGATGCAGGGACGCGTTGTAAAATCTGGCGGTCCAGAGCTTGCACAGCGCTTAGAAGCTGAAGGGTATGACTGGATTAAAAAAGAACTGGGCATTGAAGACGAAACAGTTGGGCAAGAAGCGTAAGCGTTAGGGGGATCACTATGACAACGGAAATAAAATTACCATTTGATAAGGAATATGTTAGTTCCTTTTCAAAAGATATGGGCGAGCCGGCATGGCTGACAGAACTCCGTCTAAATGCGCTTGCAAACGCGGAAAACCTGCCAATGCCAAAGCCTGATAAAACCAAGATAGATAAATGGAACTTTACACAGTTTGAAAAGCACATCGTTGGAAGCGAAGATTTTTCTTCATTAAACGACCTTCCTGAGGATGTCAGAAATCTGATTGACACTGAAGCCGGCGATCAGAACCTATACATTCAGCGTAATAATAGACCAACCTATTTGGCTGTTTCTAAAGAGTTGCAGGAAAAAGGTGTTATTTTCACAGATATCTTTACGGCGGCAAGAGAACATGGCGACCTGCTTCAGAAGTATTTTATGAAGGACGGCGTCAAAACGGATGAACACCGTTTAACTGCATTGCACGCGGCACTTTTTAACGGCGGAGCGTTCTTGTATATTCCGAAAAACGTGGAAGTTTCGGCGCCTATTCAGGCTGTATATATTCATGATGATAAAGAAGCCAACTTATTCAACCACGTATTGGTTGCAGCTGATGATAACAGCTCTGTGACGTATGTAGAAAACTATGTTTCTACAGTTGAGGAAGCAAACGGCATATTCAATATAGTTACAGAAGTAATTGCCAATGCAAATGCAAGCGTTCAGTATGGTGCTGTTGACACACTTGCTAAAGGAACAACAGCTTATGTGAACCGCCGTGGTGTTGCAGGACGTGATGCCCGCATTGAATGGGCTCTTGGCCTCATGAATGATGGCAATACAGTATCTGAAAACACAACCAACCTTATTGGAGACGGGTCTTTCGGAGACACAAAAACAGTTGTTGTAGGTCGCGGGGAACAGACTCAAAACTTTACAACGAAGGTTGTTCATTTCGGAAAGAATTCTGAAGGATACATCTTAAAGCATGGTGTTATGAAAGACTCTGCATCATCCATCTTTAATGGAATCGGCAAAATTGAGCATGGAGCTTCTAAGTCAAATGCTGAGCAGGAATCACGCGTACTGATGCTAAGCGAAAAAGCCCGCGGCGATGCAAACCCTATCCTATTAATTGATGAAGATGATGTAACAGCAGGACACGCAGCTTCAGTTGGCCGTGTGGATCCATTGCAGCTTTACTATCTAATGAGCCGCGGTATCTCGCAAAAAGAGGCAGAGCGTCTTGTTATTCACGGCTTCTTAGCGCCAGTTGTGAATGCTCTTCCTATCGAAGGGGTTAAAAAGCAGCTGACAGCCGTTATTGAAAGGAAAGTAAAATAATGAATGCCCGTGAGATTCGGCAAATGTTTCCCATTCTGGACCAGGAAGTCAATGGAAAGCCTCTTGTTTATTTGGACAGTTCCGCTACTTCCCAAAAACCTGTTCCGGTGATTGAAGCGCTTGACAAATACTACCGGGAATACAACTCGAATGTTCATAGAGGAGTCCATACCCTGGGTACTAGAGCGACTGATGGCTATGAAGGCGCCCGGGAAAAGGTGCGTAAATTCATTAACGCTAAATCGACTGAGGAAGTTATTTTTACAAGAGGAACAACAACTGCACTCAATACTGTAGCAGCAAGCTATGGGCGTGACAACCTGAACAAAGGCGATGAGATTGTTATCTCTTATATGGAGCATCACAGCAATATCATTCCCTGGCAGCAGGTAGCAAAACAAACGGGTGCCACCTTAAAATACCTTCCTCTTCAGGAAGATGGAACAATATCTCTTGATGATGTTAGGGAAACTGTGACAAGCAATACGAAAATTGTGTCTATCATGCAAGTATCGAATGTACTTGGTGTGATAAATCCAATCAAGGATATTGCGAAAATTGCCCATGAAAATGGAGCAATCATGGTTGTAGATGGTGCACAAAGTGCTCCACATTTGAAAGTTGATGTTCAAGACCTGGATTGTGATTTCCTTGCTTTTTCCGGCCATAAGATGTGCGGCCCTACAGGCATTGGTGTTCTGTATGGAAAGAAAAAGCATCTTGAAAAAATGGAGCCGATTGAGTTTGGCGGTGAAATGATTGACTTTGTAGGCCTTTATGAATCAACTTGGAAGGAGCTTCCCTGGAAATTCGAAGGCGGTACGCCAATTATTGCAGGTGCGATTGGATTAGGAGCAGCCATTGATTTCCTGGAGCAGATCGGCCTGAATGAAATTGAAGCCTATGAGCATAAACTGGCTGCATATGCCTTGGAAAAAATGTCTGCTATAGACGGAATGACCATATATGGTCCAAAAGAAGCGTCAAAGCGCGCCGGAGTAATTACTTTTAATATAAATGTTGTCCATCCTCATGATGTGGCTACTGTATTGGATGCAGAAGGAATTGCAGTCCGGGCCGGCCACCATTGTGCACAGCCGCTGATGAAGTGGCTCAAGGTGTCGGCAACTGCACGTGCAAGCTTCTATCTGTACAATACGGAAGAAGATATTGATAAGCTTGTTTCAGGGCTTGTCAAAACAAAGGAGTATTTCAGCGATGTCTTCTAAAAATTTAGATACCCTTTACCGCCAGGTTATAATGGATCATTATAAAAACCCTCGTAATAAAGGGGTACTTGAAGATGACAGCCTGACGATCAATATGAATAACCCTACTTGCGGAGACCGGATTCAATTGACGCTGAAGCTTGAAGATGGCAAAGTGGCAGATGCGAAGTTTGAAGGCGAAGGATGTTCCATTTCCATGTCCTCGGCTTCCATGATGACTCAAGCCATCAAGGGCAAAAATATTGAAGAAGCATTAAAGCTTTCCAAAGTTTTCTCAGACATGATGCTGGGAAAAGAATATGATGAAGACGACCTGGATCTTGGCGATATCGAAGCTCTCCAGGAGTTTCCCAATTCCCTGCCAGAATCAAATGCGCTACATTGGCATGGAAAGCAATGGAAAAAGGCGTTAGCACGGAGAAAGAAGAACAGGAATAAATCAATCAAACGTTTGATTAAAAATTTTTTCATCTGCCTTGTGTGCTAAAATATAATGAAATGATGGGGTGTGAAGACCCTTTCTCATACGAATGGAGGAATACGACGATGGCAAAAAAAATGCCTGAGATCGGCGATTACAAGTATGGTTTTGCCGATAAAGACGTTTCCATTTTCCGATCAAAACGCGGTTTGACAAAAGAAATTGTTGAAGAGATTTCAAAATTGAAGGAAGAGCCACAATGGATGCTTGACTTCCGTTTAAAATCATTGGAGCATTTCTATAACATGCCTATGCCGCAATGGGGCGGAGATTTAGCGTCATTAAACTTTGATGAAATTACGTATTATGTAAAGCCTTCTGAAAAAACTGAACGCTCTTGGGATGAGGTTCCAGACGAAATTAAACAGACATTTGATAAATTGGGTATTCCTGAAGCAGAGCAGAAGTATCTTGCAGGTGTTTCTGCCCAGTATGAATCAGAGGTTGTTTACCATAACATGCAGGAAGACCTTGAAGCGAAAGGAATTGTGTTCAAAGATACCGATTCCGCTCTTCGCGAAAATGAAGATATTTTCCGTGAGCATTGGGCAAAGGTTATCCCTCCAACAGATAACAAATTCGCTGCATTAAACTCAGCGGTTTGGTCTGGCGGATCGTTCATTTATGTTCCTAAAGGGATTAAGGTTGATACGCCGCTGCAGGCATATTTCCGCATTAACTCTGAGAACATGGGGCAGTTTGAGCGTACATTAATCATTGTTGATGAAGGCGCACATGTACACTATGTAGAGGGCTGTACAGCACCTGTTTACACAACAAACTCACTTCACAGTGCGGTTGTTGAAATCATCATTAAAAAAGACGCATACTGCCGTTATACAACCATCCAGAACTGGGCGAACAACGTGTTTAACCTGGTTACGAAGCGTGCTGTTTGTGAATCAAACGCAACAATGGAATGGATTGACGGAAACATCGGTTCAAAACTGACAATGAAATATCCGGCAGTTATTCTTAAAGGGGAAGGTGCACGCGGCATGACCCTTTCCATTGCATTAGCAGGTAAGGGACAGCACCAGGATGCAGGTGCGAAAATGATCCACCTTGCACCAAACACTTCTTCGACGATTGTATCGAAATCGATTTCCAAGCAGGGCGGTAAAGTAACTTACCGCGGAATCGTTCACTTCGGCCGCAAAGCGGAAGGTGCACGTGCCAACATCGAGTGTGATACTTTAATCATGGATAACCAGTCAACTTCAGATACGATTCCTTACAATGAAATCCTGAACGACAACATCTCTCTTGAGCATGAAGCGAAGGTTTCAAAAGTATCAGAAGAACAGTTATTCTATCTAATGAGCCGTGGAATCTCAGAGGAAGAAGCAACAGAAATGATCGTAATGGGCTTCATCGAGCCATTTACGAAAGAACTTCCAATGGAATACGCAGTAGAGATGAACCGCCTGATTAAATTCGAAATGGAAGGTTCTATCGGTTAATAAATATTTTATGAAAACCCGTTTACCGGCCATGGTAAGCGGGTTTTTTAATGGTAAGAGGCTGAGAAGGGCAGAAACTGTTTAAATTTTGGAAAATTAATGATTTAATTGCTAAAGTGAAGATATAACCCTTTGTGAAAAACGGTTTTAAATTATTATTCTTAAAATACTTATGGCAAAAAAACGGAGGTGTTTTAATGATTATTATAGGCGTAACAGGGTGGGGCGACCATGATAGCCTTTATACAGGCAATATATCGCCGAGAGATAAATTAAAGGAGTACGCCGGCCATTTTCCAACTGTCGAGGTGGACTCTGCTTTTTATGCGGTGCAGCCAAAGCGCAACTCTTCCAAATGGGTAAAAGACACACCTGAATCTTTTCAATTCATAGTAAAAGCCTACCAGGGCATGACCGGCCATCAGAGAGGCGAAATCCCCTTTGAAAGCAAAGAAGAAATGTTTGCAGCTTTCAAGGACTCATTAGAGCCTTATATCCAATCCGGCAAGCTGGCTATGGTGCTGTTTCAATTTCCGCCATGGTTTGACTGCAAAAAAGCCAATGTCGACTATCTTCGCTGGTGCAAAGGGCAGATGGGGGATATCCCTTGTGCCCTGGAATTCAGACATCAATCCTGGTTTCGACCGGAGTTAAAGGAAAGTACATTAAGATTTATGAGAGAAGAAGGCTGGATTCACAGCATCTGTGACGAGCCGCAAGCCGGTGAGGGTTCTGTTCCAACTGTCCTGGAATCAACCAGTCCTGATAAGGTGCTTGTTCGGTTTCATGGCCGGAATTTTCATGGCTGGCAGAAAAAGAATGGAGATAACTGGCGAGAGGTCCGATATCTTTACCGCTATAACGAAAAAGAACTGGCTGAATGGGCAGAACATCTAAAACAACTTGAGAAAAATTGTAAAAATGTATTCGTCGTCTTCAATAACAACTCTGGCGGTGACGCTGCAGACAATGCTAAACAAATGATCGGACTTCTTGATATCGAATACCAGCAGCTCGCTCCCAGACAGCTTGATTTATTTTAAGCGATGCCAGGCACTTTCACCCTTTTCCTTGTCCTCACATATTGTGTTAATGGAAAAGGAAAGGAGTGGCGGCAAGTATGATTGATTTAAAACCGATTGATATAGATGGCCATACTTTTTTGAGTGTATCGGTGCAATTGCCGAAGACCAATCTGCTGGTGGTAACGAATGATAAAGGGTATATCATGTGCGGCGCCCTTGATGTAGCTTTGCTGAATGAGAAGCTTAAGGACCGCAAAGTAATTGCCGGCAGGGCGGTCGGCGTAAAAACCATAGAGCAGCTGTTAAATGCCCCCTTGAATCTGTCACATTTGAGGCAGAGGAACTGGGCATTGTTAAAGGGACGATAGGAAAAGAAGCACTTCTTAAAATGATCTAAAGGCATGCCTTGACAGGGCTGTCTTTTTTATTGGATCTATATTAAGAGCTTACTTCGGACATAAATTTTTTTAATACGGGTTATCCGCACATAAAGTATTTTATCCGAACATAAAAAACGGTTATCGGCACATAAATTTTTTTATCCGCATGTAAAAATTGGCTATCCGCACACAAAAAACATAAATTGAAGAAAAAATCTCCCTGGAATGAAGGCGAGCACCCTATGTTATCCTTAAAAATCAACTTTCATAAAAAATTAGAGAGCATCGGCCAATGCCGGAATTTTGTCGTATAATGTAAATAAAACCAAATTATACCCGAAATATAAAGTAGCACTGAAAAAAGGATATGGGAGATACATATGAGATTAGCAGCAACCAATACAATTGAGACTGGCAGCGTTTTGGCCAAGGCAATATATAATGACAAGGGTCAGGTCCTCTTGCATGAAGGTGTGGAGCTGGCTGATAAATTGATACATAAATTGCAGGAAATGGGTATTACGTATGTGTATATCAGGGATTGGCGCACTGAAGATATCCAATATAAGGACCCTCTGTCTGCCAAAATGCGAACGATGGCTATCCAAACCATAGAATCGGTTCTGAAGGAAGTAGGAGCAAATAAAGATTTATCAGGCTCTTTAGTGATTGAGAAAGCCTCTAAACGGCTATCAGGGCTAATTCGTCAGCTAATCGATGAAATAAGGGGAAATAGAGAGCTGCTTACGATCTTATCAGATGTTTATACATATGACCACTATATTTTCACACACTCCCTGAATGTAACCCTTTATTCTCTGGCAATCGGGATGAAGCTTCAGCTCCTGCCAAAGGAACTTGAAATCCTGGGGCTAGGTGCTATTCTCCATGATGTAGGAAAAATGAAGGTGCCGGCAGATATTCTTTTGAAACCGGGTAAATTGACAGTGAAAGAATTTGAATCAATAAAGAAGCACCCTGAAGATGGATTTAATATATTAAGAAAAGTAGAGACGATTCCGCTCCTTGTTGCACATTGTGCCTTTCAGCATCATGAGCGTTTGAATGGTACCGGCTACCCGCGCGGCCTTGAGGGAGACGAGATACATGATTTCGGCAAGATTATTGCGATTGCCGATGTGTTTGATGCAGTAACATCTAATCGCATTTACAGACAGGCTATGCTTCCGCATGAAGGTCTGGAGATTTTGTATGCAGGGGCAGAAAAGTTATTTGATAAGAGGATAATCGAAGTTTTTCGTCAAGCGGTCGCTGTATATCCTGTGGGTGTTACAGTTGAGCTGAATGATGGCAGGAAAGGCGTTGTCTGCCGGCAGAACGCGGGTCTGAGTGATAGGCCTGTCATCCGCATACTTGAAGAAAAGGGCAGGAATGTCGAGCCATATGAAGCAGATTTGAGGATTGAATTGAATTCTGTCATTATAGGATGCGATACGACTTTTGTACAACAATAAACTATTTTGGATTTTTGAGCCTAGTTCCCTCCTTTACAGCATACATATAGCTTGTAAAGGGGGATTTGTTTTGGCAAAATTTCGCGGCCGGCTGCCCCGGAAAGGTCCTCTGCCATTTCGCTATGTATTTCTATTGACCTTTATATTTTTCGTCATCTCAACTGCTGCCGGCCTATGGATTATCAACGAAGGGCTTAAGCCCACACTTATGAGCTATGCCGATTCACAGACAAGGAAAATCGCATCATTGGTGATAAACAATGCGATTAATAAAAAAATTACCAATGTGATGGATTTGGAAGATATGTTTGAAGCAAGTGAAAGCGGTGTTGTCAGCATCAATGTTGAAAAGCTGAACAGGGTCAAAGCGGAAGTAACCGAACTGGTTCAGGATAATATTAAGAAAGCGGAAAAGGGCGATTTGGATGCTTTGGAGTCCTTTACAGACGTGGAAATCAACACGGAACAAATGGAGAATACAAATGGAAT
This window of the Cytobacillus pseudoceanisediminis genome carries:
- a CDS encoding methionine ABC transporter permease, producing MLNEWFPNVKWDSMWEATMETLYMTAISVLATFILGAILGLLLFLTSKGNIWENAAINKVISAFVNIFRSIPFIILIVLLIPFTKFLLGTMIGEDAALPALIIGAAPFYARMVEIGLREIDKGVIEAAKSMGAKTSTIIWKVLLPESMPALVSGITVTAIALVGYTAMAGVIGAGGLGNLAYLEGFQRSRSDVTLMATVIILIIVFIIQFIGDIITTKLDKR
- a CDS encoding MetQ/NlpA family ABC transporter substrate-binding protein — encoded protein: MKKWLSLALALAVALVLAACGTSEEDGNAGEGGESKESTKITVGASNVPHAEILEEAKPLLEEKGFELDVVPFQDYVLPNQALESKELDANYFQHIPYLESQKAEHGYDFTNAGGIHIEPIGVYSQKYKSLDELPEGASIIMSNSVADHGRILSMLEAEGLITLNEDVEKTEATLEDIKDNPKKLKFDTEYEASLLPQIYNNEEGDAVLINSNYAIDAGLNPLKDSIAIEDKDSPYVNVIAVRSGDEEKEGIKALVEVLRSKEIQDFILEKYEGAVVPVSE
- a CDS encoding carboxymuconolactone decarboxylase family protein — translated: MEHYHEPSNSIEAALHDYKVGLGVFTEKMPDLAQHYNAFTEACFKEGVLSQKEKQLIALGISLYSQDEYCIIYHTKGCIDQGASEEEILEAVGVTAAFGGGAAMSQAVTLVQEAMTELNQQNH
- the sufC gene encoding Fe-S cluster assembly ATPase SufC; the encoded protein is MAGSVLTIKDLHVAIEGKEILKGVNLEIKGGEIHAIMGPNGTGKSTLSSAIMGHPKYEVTQGSITLDGEDVLEMEVDERARAGLFLAMQYPSEISGVTNADFLRSAINSRLEEGNEISLMKFIRKMDSKMEFLEMDLDMAQRYLNEGFSGGEKKRNEILQLMMIEPKIAILDEIDSGLDIDALKVVSKGINEMRGEEFGCLIITHYQRLLNYITPDHVHVMMQGRVVKSGGPELAQRLEAEGYDWIKKELGIEDETVGQEA
- the sufD gene encoding Fe-S cluster assembly protein SufD, giving the protein MTTEIKLPFDKEYVSSFSKDMGEPAWLTELRLNALANAENLPMPKPDKTKIDKWNFTQFEKHIVGSEDFSSLNDLPEDVRNLIDTEAGDQNLYIQRNNRPTYLAVSKELQEKGVIFTDIFTAAREHGDLLQKYFMKDGVKTDEHRLTALHAALFNGGAFLYIPKNVEVSAPIQAVYIHDDKEANLFNHVLVAADDNSSVTYVENYVSTVEEANGIFNIVTEVIANANASVQYGAVDTLAKGTTAYVNRRGVAGRDARIEWALGLMNDGNTVSENTTNLIGDGSFGDTKTVVVGRGEQTQNFTTKVVHFGKNSEGYILKHGVMKDSASSIFNGIGKIEHGASKSNAEQESRVLMLSEKARGDANPILLIDEDDVTAGHAASVGRVDPLQLYYLMSRGISQKEAERLVIHGFLAPVVNALPIEGVKKQLTAVIERKVK
- a CDS encoding cysteine desulfurase is translated as MNAREIRQMFPILDQEVNGKPLVYLDSSATSQKPVPVIEALDKYYREYNSNVHRGVHTLGTRATDGYEGAREKVRKFINAKSTEEVIFTRGTTTALNTVAASYGRDNLNKGDEIVISYMEHHSNIIPWQQVAKQTGATLKYLPLQEDGTISLDDVRETVTSNTKIVSIMQVSNVLGVINPIKDIAKIAHENGAIMVVDGAQSAPHLKVDVQDLDCDFLAFSGHKMCGPTGIGVLYGKKKHLEKMEPIEFGGEMIDFVGLYESTWKELPWKFEGGTPIIAGAIGLGAAIDFLEQIGLNEIEAYEHKLAAYALEKMSAIDGMTIYGPKEASKRAGVITFNINVVHPHDVATVLDAEGIAVRAGHHCAQPLMKWLKVSATARASFYLYNTEEDIDKLVSGLVKTKEYFSDVF
- the sufB gene encoding Fe-S cluster assembly protein SufB; translated protein: MAKKMPEIGDYKYGFADKDVSIFRSKRGLTKEIVEEISKLKEEPQWMLDFRLKSLEHFYNMPMPQWGGDLASLNFDEITYYVKPSEKTERSWDEVPDEIKQTFDKLGIPEAEQKYLAGVSAQYESEVVYHNMQEDLEAKGIVFKDTDSALRENEDIFREHWAKVIPPTDNKFAALNSAVWSGGSFIYVPKGIKVDTPLQAYFRINSENMGQFERTLIIVDEGAHVHYVEGCTAPVYTTNSLHSAVVEIIIKKDAYCRYTTIQNWANNVFNLVTKRAVCESNATMEWIDGNIGSKLTMKYPAVILKGEGARGMTLSIALAGKGQHQDAGAKMIHLAPNTSSTIVSKSISKQGGKVTYRGIVHFGRKAEGARANIECDTLIMDNQSTSDTIPYNEILNDNISLEHEAKVSKVSEEQLFYLMSRGISEEEATEMIVMGFIEPFTKELPMEYAVEMNRLIKFEMEGSIG
- a CDS encoding DUF72 domain-containing protein encodes the protein MIIIGVTGWGDHDSLYTGNISPRDKLKEYAGHFPTVEVDSAFYAVQPKRNSSKWVKDTPESFQFIVKAYQGMTGHQRGEIPFESKEEMFAAFKDSLEPYIQSGKLAMVLFQFPPWFDCKKANVDYLRWCKGQMGDIPCALEFRHQSWFRPELKESTLRFMREEGWIHSICDEPQAGEGSVPTVLESTSPDKVLVRFHGRNFHGWQKKNGDNWREVRYLYRYNEKELAEWAEHLKQLEKNCKNVFVVFNNNSGGDAADNAKQMIGLLDIEYQQLAPRQLDLF
- a CDS encoding HD-GYP domain-containing protein translates to MRLAATNTIETGSVLAKAIYNDKGQVLLHEGVELADKLIHKLQEMGITYVYIRDWRTEDIQYKDPLSAKMRTMAIQTIESVLKEVGANKDLSGSLVIEKASKRLSGLIRQLIDEIRGNRELLTILSDVYTYDHYIFTHSLNVTLYSLAIGMKLQLLPKELEILGLGAILHDVGKMKVPADILLKPGKLTVKEFESIKKHPEDGFNILRKVETIPLLVAHCAFQHHERLNGTGYPRGLEGDEIHDFGKIIAIADVFDAVTSNRIYRQAMLPHEGLEILYAGAEKLFDKRIIEVFRQAVAVYPVGVTVELNDGRKGVVCRQNAGLSDRPVIRILEEKGRNVEPYEADLRIELNSVIIGCDTTFVQQ
- the yunB gene encoding sporulation protein YunB, whose amino-acid sequence is MAKFRGRLPRKGPLPFRYVFLLTFIFFVISTAAGLWIINEGLKPTLMSYADSQTRKIASLVINNAINKKITNVMDLEDMFEASESGVVSINVEKLNRVKAEVTELVQDNIKKAEKGDLDALESFTDVEINTEQMENTNGIVYYVPLGQATNNALLGNLGPRIPVKFNAVGSVTSNFITETKDHGINNVEVKVLVRLDVQVQIIIPFATKIITVQEDVLAAYGIYPGKVPQFYNGGGGTSPSIEIPAGQ